A section of the Deltaproteobacteria bacterium genome encodes:
- a CDS encoding DUF3556 domain-containing protein, producing MGFLDPTPPPYAPLEWLEKPLTERGQMVCAAWAMQGYGTPPAVFVAYALKVVVYVAAWMGFCTFSPSLGRPLTIETWWLHPLAFEKAIVWSMLFEVLGLGCGSGPLTGRYLPPLGGFLYFLRPGTTKLPFFAGAPLIGNRTRGLLDVGLYAALVVASLRALLAPELGASELLPLVVLVPLLGILDKTLFLAARAEHYWVTIVCFAFASDWIPAAKAVQLALWFWAGFSKLNHHFPPVTCVMTSNSPVMRFGFVRRRMYVDYPRDLRPSRLAQLMAHLGTALELGVPLAFLLTPLHAQPVVAIALMLMLHSFITSNVPMGVPIEWNVMVVYGGFALFWAHPDASLLAIGPPALAAFLVLMLLVLPLAGNLFPEHISFLLAMRYYAGNWAYSVWLFRGDAYRKLSKMKMSSAWIYDQLAHFYDRATSVGLLGKVMAFRMMHLHGRALPRLVPKAVERVAEHEWLDGELVAGLVLGWNFGEGHLHQEQLLASVQAQCGFEPGELRCIFVESQPLGRSTLAYRIADASTGVLERGTLDVGELRAQQPWEAPR from the coding sequence ATGGGCTTCCTCGATCCCACGCCGCCGCCGTACGCGCCCCTCGAGTGGCTCGAGAAGCCGCTCACCGAGCGCGGACAGATGGTCTGCGCCGCGTGGGCGATGCAGGGCTATGGCACGCCGCCAGCGGTGTTCGTCGCCTACGCGCTCAAGGTCGTGGTCTACGTCGCCGCATGGATGGGCTTCTGCACCTTCAGCCCGTCCCTCGGCCGGCCGCTGACGATTGAAACCTGGTGGTTACATCCGCTCGCGTTCGAGAAGGCCATCGTCTGGAGCATGCTCTTCGAGGTGCTCGGGCTCGGTTGTGGGAGCGGGCCGCTCACCGGCCGCTATCTGCCGCCGCTGGGCGGTTTTCTCTATTTCCTCCGACCCGGCACCACCAAGCTGCCGTTCTTCGCGGGCGCGCCGCTGATCGGCAATCGCACGCGCGGACTGCTCGACGTCGGGCTCTATGCGGCGCTGGTGGTGGCCTCGCTGCGCGCGCTGCTCGCGCCCGAGCTCGGCGCTTCGGAGCTCTTGCCGCTGGTGGTGCTGGTGCCGCTGCTGGGGATACTCGATAAGACGCTCTTCCTCGCGGCGCGCGCCGAGCACTACTGGGTGACGATCGTCTGCTTCGCGTTCGCGAGCGATTGGATCCCCGCGGCCAAGGCGGTGCAGCTCGCGCTCTGGTTCTGGGCGGGGTTCTCCAAGCTCAACCACCACTTCCCGCCGGTCACCTGCGTGATGACCAGCAACAGCCCGGTGATGCGCTTCGGCTTCGTGCGCCGGCGCATGTACGTGGACTACCCCCGCGACCTGCGGCCTTCACGCTTGGCCCAGCTCATGGCGCACCTGGGCACGGCGCTCGAGCTCGGCGTGCCGCTCGCGTTCCTGCTCACGCCGCTCCACGCGCAGCCCGTCGTGGCGATCGCGCTCATGTTGATGCTGCACAGCTTCATCACCAGCAACGTGCCCATGGGCGTGCCCATCGAGTGGAACGTGATGGTGGTCTACGGCGGCTTCGCGCTCTTCTGGGCCCACCCGGACGCGTCGCTGCTGGCGATTGGCCCGCCCGCGCTCGCCGCATTCCTGGTGCTGATGCTGCTGGTGCTTCCACTCGCGGGAAACCTATTCCCCGAGCACATCTCGTTCCTGCTCGCGATGCGCTACTACGCCGGCAACTGGGCGTACTCGGTCTGGCTCTTCCGCGGCGACGCGTACCGCAAGCTCTCGAAGATGAAGATGTCGAGCGCGTGGATCTACGACCAGCTCGCGCACTTCTACGATCGCGCCACGTCGGTTGGCCTGCTCGGGAAGGTGATGGCCTTTCGCATGATGCACCTGCATGGACGGGCGCTGCCGCGGCTGGTGCCCAAGGCGGTGGAGCGCGTCGCGGAGCACGAGTGGCTCGATGGCGAGCTCGTGGCGGGGCTGGTGCTTGGCTGGAACTTTGGCGAGGGCCACTTGCACCAGGAGCAGCTCCTCGCTTCGGTGCAGGCGCAGTGCGGCTTCGAGCCGGGCGAGCTGCGCTGCATCTTCGTGGAGTCGCAGCCGCTCGGGCGCAGCACGCTCGCCTACCGGATCGCCGACGCGAGCACCGGCGTGCTCGAGCGCGGCACGCTCGACGTGGGCGAGCTCCGCGCGCAGCAGCCGTGGGAGGCGCCACGCTGA
- a CDS encoding insulinase family protein, producing MIRLLATTSLLAALAALGCAAAPPAPPPAPVSKPVAVAPPAPTKPWHTTPPPEPIAVTQTPDTPAQEQVLANGLRVVVVEHHGRPTVMIRLVLPQGTVGDPPEWAGATYLGVSLATDYYELNDQNEPIYDEKSFRGQLVELGGTAFALAEPDGSVIGVSGLSVNTHRYLSKLAAAVLRPRLGEHSFSARRDALLDELDDLESADPEAFQRVVTASAFGKNHPYSRSTIGTESSLTDMGVEMVLERQKRVLVPGGATLLVVGDVKAEAVFTAVAALFRPWRGRAPPSLPIALPSLARSSGVAVLKRTPAQTLAVCAARPLREGRDAMGTLQVLAAILGRGLGSRLSLNLREQHTLTYSTDAAVARRRYANAFLACATLDAAHAEEGVKLFRETLESAARVPPTPQELERAKALLLQDLAAHRDDAAHITEAWLNAILIDDGRPDFDKQAAAISQVTAEQVQAMARKVLAPDTLAWTMSGDPDVAAKAAAADHLGRSRPVSFER from the coding sequence ATGATCCGGCTCCTCGCCACGACGTCCCTCTTGGCCGCATTGGCCGCGCTCGGCTGTGCGGCCGCACCGCCGGCTCCGCCGCCCGCGCCCGTCTCGAAGCCCGTGGCCGTGGCCCCGCCGGCGCCCACCAAGCCCTGGCACACCACGCCACCGCCCGAGCCCATCGCCGTGACCCAGACGCCGGACACGCCCGCACAGGAGCAGGTGCTGGCCAATGGGCTCCGCGTGGTGGTGGTGGAGCACCACGGCCGGCCCACGGTGATGATCCGGCTCGTCCTGCCGCAGGGCACGGTGGGCGATCCGCCGGAGTGGGCCGGCGCCACGTACCTCGGCGTCTCGCTCGCGACCGACTACTACGAGCTCAACGACCAGAACGAGCCCATCTACGACGAGAAATCGTTCCGCGGGCAGCTGGTGGAGCTCGGCGGCACCGCCTTCGCGCTCGCGGAGCCCGACGGCTCGGTGATTGGCGTCTCGGGGCTCTCCGTGAACACGCATCGCTACCTGTCGAAGCTGGCCGCGGCGGTTCTCCGGCCACGCCTGGGCGAGCACTCGTTCTCCGCCCGGCGCGATGCGCTCCTCGACGAGCTCGACGACCTCGAGAGCGCCGACCCGGAGGCGTTCCAGCGGGTGGTGACGGCCAGCGCGTTCGGGAAGAACCACCCCTACTCGCGCTCCACCATCGGAACCGAGTCCAGCCTCACCGACATGGGCGTGGAGATGGTGCTCGAGCGGCAGAAGCGGGTGCTGGTACCCGGCGGGGCCACGCTGCTCGTGGTGGGTGACGTGAAAGCGGAAGCGGTCTTCACGGCCGTGGCCGCGCTCTTCCGGCCCTGGCGCGGGCGTGCGCCGCCTTCGCTGCCCATCGCGCTGCCCTCCCTGGCCCGGTCGAGCGGGGTGGCCGTGTTGAAGCGGACTCCGGCCCAGACGCTCGCCGTGTGCGCCGCACGCCCGCTCCGGGAGGGCCGCGATGCGATGGGCACGCTCCAGGTGCTGGCGGCCATTCTGGGACGCGGCCTCGGGAGCCGGCTCAGCCTGAACCTGCGCGAGCAGCACACGCTCACCTATTCCACCGACGCGGCGGTGGCGCGACGCAGGTACGCCAACGCGTTCCTCGCCTGCGCCACCCTCGACGCCGCGCATGCAGAGGAAGGCGTGAAGCTCTTCCGCGAGACGCTCGAGTCGGCAGCGAGGGTGCCGCCCACGCCGCAGGAGCTCGAGCGCGCGAAGGCGCTGCTCCTTCAAGACCTCGCGGCGCACCGCGACGATGCGGCGCACATCACGGAGGCCTGGCTGAACGCCATCCTCATCGACGATGGGCGCCCCGATTTCGACAAGCAAGCGGCGGCCATCAGTCAGGTGACCGCCGAGCAGGTGCAAGCCATGGCGCGAAAGGTGCTCGCGCCGGACACCCTCGCCTGGACGATGTCGGGAGATCCGGACGTCGCGGCCAAGGCGGCCGCTGCGGACCATCTTGGCCGCAGCCGGCCCGTCTCGTTCGAGCGTTAG
- a CDS encoding amidase, whose translation MRLPEYDEQDATGLAELVRSKQVTPTELVEAAIERIEARNPALNAVVHTQFDRARKEASAPREGPFAGVPFLLKDLMAEDEGQPSTSSCRLGSEWRATRDCELVARFKRAGLIILGRTNTPEFGIMGTTESAFRGPAHNPWDPAHSTGGSSGGSGAAVSARMVPAAHAGDGGGSIRIPAAHCGLVGLKPTRGRNPMGPVSGEHWASLVEEHVVTRSVRDTAALLDATAGTDVGAPYQVRDPARPFVAELGQSPGNLKIGFTTQPLFAEKIDPDCVAAVNDAANLARSLGHQVEEAMPKFDRPALIRAYLFVVAAGVSSDLAAAEARAGRKARASDVEPATWLLHSIARSLPTADYIAAVDLIRRTSREVAEFFTRYDVLLLATAARPPVKLGELSPTRSELFQLSILRALPIHALLMKAVDEMAHGPLSATPNTQLFNMTGQPAISLPLFWNAAGLPIGTQWVVPYGREDVLIRLASQLEVARPWAARKPPMLQNA comes from the coding sequence ATGCGCCTCCCCGAATATGACGAGCAGGACGCCACCGGTCTCGCCGAGCTGGTCCGCAGCAAGCAGGTGACGCCCACGGAGCTCGTGGAAGCGGCCATCGAGCGCATCGAGGCGCGCAACCCGGCGCTCAACGCGGTGGTGCACACCCAGTTCGACCGCGCGCGAAAGGAAGCGAGCGCGCCGCGCGAGGGCCCGTTCGCGGGCGTGCCGTTCTTGCTCAAGGACCTGATGGCCGAGGACGAAGGGCAACCGAGCACCAGCAGCTGCAGGCTCGGGAGCGAGTGGCGCGCCACGCGCGACTGCGAGCTCGTGGCCCGCTTCAAGCGCGCGGGCCTCATCATCCTCGGGCGCACGAACACGCCCGAGTTCGGAATCATGGGCACCACGGAGTCGGCGTTTCGCGGGCCCGCGCACAACCCGTGGGATCCCGCGCATTCGACGGGCGGCTCGAGCGGCGGCTCCGGCGCAGCGGTGAGCGCGCGCATGGTGCCCGCGGCGCACGCCGGCGACGGCGGCGGGTCCATTCGCATCCCGGCGGCACACTGTGGCCTCGTCGGCCTCAAGCCCACGCGCGGCCGAAATCCCATGGGACCGGTCAGCGGCGAGCACTGGGCGAGCCTGGTGGAGGAGCACGTGGTCACGCGCAGCGTGCGCGACACCGCGGCCCTCCTCGATGCGACCGCCGGCACCGACGTGGGCGCGCCTTATCAAGTCCGCGATCCGGCGCGGCCCTTCGTCGCCGAGCTGGGCCAGTCGCCGGGCAACTTGAAGATCGGCTTCACCACCCAGCCGCTCTTCGCCGAGAAGATCGACCCCGATTGCGTGGCCGCGGTGAACGACGCCGCGAACCTCGCGCGCTCGCTCGGCCATCAGGTCGAGGAGGCGATGCCCAAGTTCGATCGCCCTGCCCTCATTCGCGCCTACCTCTTCGTGGTGGCCGCGGGCGTGAGCTCGGATCTCGCCGCGGCCGAGGCGCGCGCAGGTCGCAAGGCACGTGCGAGCGATGTGGAGCCGGCCACGTGGTTGCTGCACTCCATCGCGCGCTCGCTCCCGACGGCCGACTACATCGCTGCCGTGGACCTCATTCGCCGCACCTCGCGCGAGGTCGCGGAGTTCTTCACGCGCTACGACGTGCTGCTCCTGGCCACCGCTGCCCGCCCGCCGGTGAAGCTCGGCGAGCTCTCGCCCACCCGCAGCGAGCTCTTCCAGCTCAGCATCCTGCGCGCGCTGCCCATCCACGCGCTTCTCATGAAGGCCGTCGACGAGATGGCGCACGGTCCGCTCTCTGCCACGCCCAACACGCAGCTCTTCAACATGACCGGCCAGCCGGCGATCTCGCTGCCGCTCTTCTGGAATGCGGCGGGCCTGCCCATTGGCACGCAGTGGGTGGTGCCCTATGGCCGCGAAGATGTGCTCATTCGACTCGCGAGCCAGCTCGAGGTGGCGCGGCCGTGGGCGGCGCGGAAGCCGCCGATGTTGCAGAACGCGTGA